The following are encoded in a window of Halosolutus halophilus genomic DNA:
- a CDS encoding oligosaccharide flippase family protein — translation MSRQDHIVHGFKATLVARAVYMLSSALLMFLLARYLLEPDGYGALYWAIGILAIVQLFADLGLGKSAARYISEYREADPGQVPHLIRTTIAFKLVVISIVVTLLFVFHERIAILLRDPEVAPFLAAGVLYVVVFSFSTFTQIAFQGFNHLGYSATIKAISGAGRLVFAVAFVLLGLGAIGAFFGYIVGYAIAAAVGMTILYLEFYREYEPATEYEAGLSRRLLEYSVPLTATRSANVIDKRIDVVLVGFFLSPVAVAFYTLGKQITDFVLAPAESLGFTISPNFGEQKAAGQLDQARDIYETSLEQTMLFYIPAAVGLAIVADPFVTMVFGPDYSGAVPVLQILCGFIVLMAITNLTSDGLDYLGRARSRAIAKGVASTANFGLNLVLIPTIGVVGAAAATVVTHSFYVAVNLYIVHSELSLRLERLARRIGLICVITGVMAVAVLLVTPLISSPVMLVAVIGVGALTWAVLAVASGLVDPQEVRSVVT, via the coding sequence ATGAGTAGACAGGACCACATCGTTCACGGATTCAAGGCAACGCTCGTCGCTCGAGCCGTCTACATGCTCTCGAGCGCACTATTGATGTTTCTCCTCGCGCGATACCTGCTCGAGCCCGACGGCTACGGTGCACTCTACTGGGCGATCGGCATCCTCGCGATCGTCCAGCTGTTCGCGGATCTCGGCCTGGGCAAGTCCGCCGCGCGGTACATCTCGGAGTATCGCGAGGCGGATCCGGGACAGGTGCCGCACCTGATTCGAACGACGATCGCGTTCAAACTCGTCGTGATCTCGATCGTGGTGACCCTGCTGTTCGTCTTCCACGAACGGATCGCGATCCTGTTGCGCGATCCGGAGGTCGCGCCGTTTCTTGCGGCCGGGGTGCTCTACGTCGTCGTCTTCTCGTTTAGCACCTTTACGCAGATCGCGTTCCAGGGGTTCAACCACCTCGGCTACAGTGCGACCATCAAGGCGATCAGCGGGGCCGGACGACTGGTCTTCGCGGTCGCCTTCGTCCTGCTCGGGCTGGGTGCAATCGGCGCGTTTTTCGGTTACATCGTGGGCTACGCGATCGCGGCTGCAGTCGGCATGACGATCCTCTATCTCGAGTTTTATCGCGAGTACGAGCCGGCTACCGAGTACGAGGCTGGCCTCTCGCGGCGGCTGCTCGAGTACAGCGTCCCGCTGACGGCGACGCGGAGCGCCAACGTCATCGACAAACGGATCGACGTCGTCCTCGTCGGCTTCTTCCTCTCGCCGGTTGCGGTCGCGTTCTACACCCTCGGGAAACAGATCACCGACTTCGTGCTCGCACCCGCGGAATCGCTCGGCTTCACCATCTCGCCGAACTTCGGCGAGCAGAAAGCGGCGGGCCAGCTCGATCAGGCACGGGACATCTACGAGACGTCGCTCGAGCAGACGATGCTGTTCTACATCCCCGCCGCGGTCGGCCTCGCGATCGTCGCCGATCCCTTCGTCACGATGGTCTTCGGCCCGGACTACAGCGGCGCGGTCCCGGTCCTGCAGATCCTCTGTGGTTTTATCGTCCTCATGGCGATCACGAACCTGACGAGCGACGGGCTGGACTATCTCGGCCGCGCTCGCTCGCGGGCGATCGCGAAGGGGGTGGCGTCGACCGCGAACTTCGGGCTGAACCTCGTGCTCATCCCGACGATCGGCGTCGTCGGGGCCGCCGCCGCGACGGTCGTGACCCACTCGTTCTACGTGGCGGTGAACCTCTACATCGTCCACAGCGAACTCTCCCTCCGCCTCGAACGCCTCGCGCGCCGGATCGGACTGATCTGTGTCATTACCGGCGTGATGGCGGTCGCCGTCCTGCTCGTGACCCCGCTGATTTCGAGTCCGGTGATGCTCGTCGCCGTGATCGGGGTCGGTGCGCTCACCTGGGCGGTCCTCGCCGTCGCGAGTGGCCTGGTCGATCCCCAGGAGGTCCGATCGGTCGTTACCTGA
- the sdhC gene encoding succinate dehydrogenase, cytochrome b556 subunit: MSQSYNRGLIEDFGRWKEFSAGMWAWIFHKFTGWILIGYLFTHIAVLSTAITAAGDASAIQAETDIYTTTIQGLEELFIVRIMEVGLLAVAVFHILNGLRLLMVDLGIGLEAQDKSFYASLVLTGVITVASVPTFMVEVGF; the protein is encoded by the coding sequence ATGAGTCAGTCTTACAATCGCGGTCTCATCGAGGACTTCGGTCGCTGGAAGGAGTTCTCGGCCGGGATGTGGGCGTGGATCTTCCACAAGTTTACCGGGTGGATCCTGATCGGCTACCTGTTTACCCACATCGCCGTCCTGAGTACCGCTATCACCGCAGCGGGAGATGCATCGGCGATTCAGGCGGAGACGGACATCTACACGACGACGATTCAGGGACTCGAAGAACTGTTCATCGTTCGGATCATGGAAGTCGGCCTGCTCGCGGTGGCCGTCTTCCACATCCTGAACGGGCTTCGCCTGTTGATGGTCGACCTCGGCATCGGCCTCGAGGCACAGGACAAGAGTTTCTACGCGTCGCTGGTGCTGACGGGCGTCATCACCGTCGCGAGCGTCCCGACCTTCATGGTGGAGGTGGGCTTCTGA
- a CDS encoding catalase: MPERVVHAKGGGAYGTFTVTNDEIIEYTMADMFSEEGKETDLALVKPASRERFRQRPNTACESITDKYS, translated from the coding sequence ATCCCGGAGCGAGTCGTCCACGCGAAAGGTGGCGGCGCGTACGGGACGTTCACGGTCACAAACGACGAGATCATCGAGTACACGATGGCGGACATGTTCTCGGAGGAGGGCAAAGAGACCGACCTGGCCTTGGTGAAACCCGCAAGTCGTGAAAGGTTTCGACAGCGGCCGAATACAGCGTGCGAATCTATCACTGACAAATATTCATAA
- a CDS encoding succinylglutamate desuccinylase/aspartoacylase family protein, with product MSDADDPPLGGSDSEPMHGAFTYNGGRVDPGESANIRYGISETYLGDPVRIPVTVINGEHPGPTVFLSAAAHGDELNGIEVVREVAHDWDHSDLHGTLVCMPVMNVPGFLAQERYLPIYDRDLNRSFPGREGSTSARRMAHRIFTNFIEPCDLGLDFHTSTRGRTNMLHVRANMDDPTVERLAYAFSSNVVIAGEGPSGTLRREATAADVPTITIEMGEAHRFQRSLIDRALTGVASVLAEFGLHPESSVHWPGWRTVIEADDEKTWLRADAGGIVDMKRGRGALVEEGEAICTITNPFKEEDDIVTVNAPFTGLIVGVLENPVVYPGNPLCHLVGLSPDTHTALERERTVEQSREQLRR from the coding sequence ATGAGCGACGCGGACGATCCGCCACTCGGCGGGAGCGACTCCGAACCCATGCACGGCGCGTTCACGTACAACGGGGGCCGGGTCGACCCCGGCGAATCGGCCAACATCCGCTACGGGATCAGCGAGACCTACCTCGGTGATCCCGTCCGAATCCCGGTCACGGTGATCAACGGCGAACACCCCGGTCCGACGGTGTTTCTCTCGGCGGCGGCCCACGGCGACGAACTCAACGGGATCGAGGTCGTCCGCGAAGTCGCCCACGACTGGGACCACTCGGACCTTCACGGCACCCTCGTCTGTATGCCAGTGATGAACGTCCCCGGATTTCTCGCCCAGGAGCGGTACCTGCCGATCTACGATCGGGACCTCAACCGATCGTTTCCCGGCCGCGAGGGATCGACGAGTGCCAGACGCATGGCCCACCGGATCTTCACGAACTTCATCGAGCCCTGTGATCTCGGCCTGGATTTCCACACGTCCACGCGCGGCCGGACCAACATGCTCCACGTCCGGGCGAACATGGACGATCCGACGGTCGAACGACTCGCCTACGCGTTCAGTTCCAACGTCGTCATCGCGGGTGAAGGGCCGTCCGGGACGCTTCGCCGCGAGGCGACGGCGGCCGACGTGCCGACGATCACCATCGAAATGGGCGAAGCCCACCGCTTCCAGCGGAGCCTGATCGATCGGGCGCTGACGGGGGTCGCGAGCGTCCTCGCCGAGTTCGGCCTCCACCCGGAGTCGTCGGTCCACTGGCCCGGCTGGCGAACGGTCATCGAAGCCGACGACGAGAAGACGTGGCTACGAGCGGACGCGGGCGGGATCGTGGACATGAAACGCGGCCGCGGCGCACTCGTCGAGGAAGGGGAGGCAATCTGTACGATCACGAACCCGTTCAAGGAGGAAGACGACATCGTCACCGTCAACGCGCCATTTACCGGACTGATCGTCGGCGTCCTCGAGAATCCGGTGGTCTATCCCGGCAACCCGCTCTGTCACCTCGTCGGCCTCTCGCCGGATACGCACACGGCACTCGAACGCGAGCGCACGGTCGAGCAGTCCCGCGAACAACTGCGGAGGTGA
- a CDS encoding succinate dehydrogenase: MAERYSSFTPGGTGWLLQRITAAFLVVALAFHFFQLHFVNHAADVTFAGTQARMENIGYFLTIVLFLIAGAFHGVNGVYNALVNQGLEGTQKKVVLAVLVIAGIALVVQGIYVAIAMAGWT, encoded by the coding sequence ATGGCCGAGCGCTACTCCTCGTTCACGCCAGGCGGGACGGGATGGCTCCTCCAGCGGATCACGGCGGCGTTTCTGGTCGTCGCTCTCGCATTTCACTTCTTCCAGTTACACTTCGTCAACCACGCAGCAGACGTAACCTTTGCAGGAACGCAGGCCCGAATGGAGAACATCGGATACTTCCTGACGATAGTGTTGTTCCTGATCGCCGGGGCCTTCCACGGGGTCAACGGCGTCTACAACGCCCTCGTCAACCAGGGGCTCGAAGGTACCCAAAAGAAGGTGGTGCTGGCCGTGCTGGTCATCGCAGGCATCGCACTCGTCGTGCAAGGAATCTACGTCGCGATCGCTATGGCGGGATGGACATGA
- a CDS encoding succinate dehydrogenase/fumarate reductase iron-sulfur subunit — protein MSTQQPEPEPETQEAPADPEMKGAESPVDEREKEGGMVDQTAVDDAELEGETVHIKVFRYDPEVEAKQEPRFDDFHVPFEKGMTVLDAVIYARDEYDSSLTFRHSCRQAVCGSDAFFVNGKQRLGCKTQISDLEQPVRVEPLPHQEVVKDLVVDMDHFYDQMHAVEPYFQDEDTPDASDLEEQRQSRENREKVKMSTRCIWCAACMSSCNIAAGDNEYLGPAAINKAYRFAMDERESEAIKEHRLRILEQEHGVWRCQTQFSCTEVCPKDIPLTEHIQELKREAVKKNLKFW, from the coding sequence ATGAGCACGCAACAACCCGAACCCGAACCCGAGACGCAGGAAGCACCGGCAGATCCGGAGATGAAAGGCGCGGAGTCGCCGGTCGACGAGCGAGAGAAAGAAGGCGGCATGGTCGACCAGACGGCGGTCGACGACGCCGAACTCGAGGGGGAAACGGTACACATCAAAGTGTTCCGGTACGACCCCGAAGTCGAAGCGAAGCAGGAACCGCGCTTCGACGACTTCCACGTCCCCTTCGAGAAGGGGATGACCGTCCTCGACGCGGTCATCTACGCCCGCGACGAGTACGACTCGTCGCTGACGTTCCGCCACTCCTGTCGGCAGGCCGTCTGTGGCTCCGACGCCTTCTTCGTCAACGGCAAACAGCGACTGGGCTGTAAGACCCAGATCTCGGACCTCGAACAGCCGGTTCGCGTCGAACCGCTGCCACACCAGGAGGTCGTCAAGGACCTGGTCGTGGACATGGATCACTTCTACGACCAGATGCACGCCGTCGAACCGTACTTCCAGGACGAGGACACGCCCGACGCGAGCGACCTCGAAGAGCAACGCCAGTCCCGCGAGAACCGCGAGAAGGTCAAGATGTCGACGCGGTGTATCTGGTGTGCCGCGTGCATGTCCTCGTGTAACATCGCGGCCGGCGACAACGAGTATCTCGGTCCGGCGGCGATCAACAAGGCCTACCGGTTCGCGATGGACGAGCGCGAGAGCGAGGCGATCAAGGAGCACCGACTCCGCATTCTCGAGCAGGAACACGGCGTCTGGCGGTGCCAGACCCAGTTCTCCTGTACCGAGGTGTGCCCGAAAGACATCCCGCTGACCGAGCACATTCAGGAACTCAAGCGGGAAGCGGTCAAGAAGAACCTGAAATTCTGGTGA
- a CDS encoding GNAT family N-acetyltransferase — MEIREATEADVGAIRSIASESLNSTYTDFLDEETIEDAVDQWYGDEALTDALEDEHALFLVVERDGEIVGFSQSELVGQRYGTGQILWLHIDPDNRGGGTGVRLLVRTREKLLERGADQIQGFVLADNEGGNEFYADHGFQQADQREVEIGDETFTENVYVEGEIEGDEDWNAIDELELDGETIFVSYGEAARGSKSPFYVAYETDAQSELYGWFCGHCDSLDNAMDTMGRIECNVCGNRRKATRWDSSYL; from the coding sequence ATGGAAATACGCGAGGCAACCGAGGCCGACGTCGGCGCGATCCGGTCGATCGCTTCCGAGTCTCTCAATTCCACGTATACGGACTTTCTCGACGAGGAGACGATCGAGGACGCCGTCGACCAGTGGTACGGCGACGAGGCCCTGACCGACGCGCTCGAGGACGAGCACGCGCTCTTTCTCGTCGTCGAGCGCGACGGCGAGATCGTCGGGTTCTCCCAGAGCGAACTGGTCGGCCAGCGATACGGCACTGGCCAGATCCTGTGGCTCCACATCGATCCCGATAACCGCGGGGGTGGCACGGGCGTCCGGCTCCTGGTCCGGACCCGCGAAAAACTGCTGGAGAGGGGTGCCGACCAGATCCAGGGGTTCGTCCTCGCGGACAACGAGGGCGGCAACGAGTTCTACGCCGATCACGGCTTCCAGCAGGCCGACCAGCGCGAGGTCGAGATCGGCGACGAGACGTTCACCGAGAACGTCTACGTCGAGGGCGAGATCGAAGGGGACGAGGACTGGAATGCGATCGACGAACTCGAACTCGACGGGGAGACGATCTTCGTCAGCTACGGCGAAGCCGCCCGCGGCTCCAAGTCACCGTTCTACGTCGCGTACGAGACGGACGCACAGTCGGAACTCTACGGCTGGTTCTGCGGCCACTGCGATTCGCTCGACAACGCGATGGACACCATGGGTCGCATCGAGTGTAACGTCTGTGGCAATCGGCGGAAGGCGACCCGGTGGGACTCGTCGTACCTCTAG
- the katG gene encoding catalase/peroxidase HPI produces MNRSNQDWWPEQLNLKVLDQNARQVDPMGEEFDYAEEFEKLDLEAVKADIEEVMTTSQDWWPADYGHYGPLFIRMAWHSAGTYRTSDGRGGASGGRQRFAPLNSWPDNANLDKARRLLWPVKQKYGRKLSWADLLVLAGNVAMESMGFETFGFAGGREDDFAPDESVDWGPEDEMEASERFSDDGELQEGLGATVMGLIYVNPEGPGGEPAPLASAENIRESFGRMAMNDEETVALIAGGHTFGKVHGADSGENLGPEPEAAPIEEQGLGWESEYGSGKGPDTITSGIEGPWTDAPIQWDMGYIDNLLDYEWEPEKGPGGAWQWAPKDEAAHNTVPDAHDPSKKRTPMMLTTDIALKKDPDYREIIEHFQENPDEFQEAFAKAWYKLIHRDMGPPSRFLGPEVPDEEMLWQDPLPDVDHNLIGEKEIAALEEEILESELSVSQLVKTAWASASTYRDSDKRGGANGARIRLEPQKNWEVNEPEQLATVLETLEGIQEEFNSSRSDGTRVSLADLIVLGGCAAVEQAAADAGYDVEVPFEPGRTDASQEQTDVDSFDALKPNADGFRNYLADGVDRPAEELLVDKAELLNLTAPEMTVLVGGMRALDANYEQSDLGVFTDRPATLTNDFFVNLLDMATEWEASSESENVYEGRDRETGEVKWRGTRVDLIFGSHSRLRAIAEVYGCDDAEEKFVRDFVDAWDKVMNLDRFDLE; encoded by the coding sequence ATGAACAGGTCCAACCAAGATTGGTGGCCGGAACAGCTGAACTTGAAGGTCCTCGACCAGAACGCGCGCCAGGTCGATCCGATGGGCGAGGAGTTCGACTACGCCGAGGAGTTCGAGAAACTCGACCTCGAAGCCGTGAAGGCGGACATTGAAGAGGTGATGACGACGTCGCAGGACTGGTGGCCGGCTGACTACGGCCACTACGGGCCGCTTTTCATTCGGATGGCGTGGCACAGCGCCGGCACATACCGCACCAGCGATGGCCGCGGCGGCGCGTCCGGCGGTAGACAACGCTTTGCGCCCCTCAACAGTTGGCCCGACAATGCGAACCTCGACAAGGCGCGCCGCCTGCTCTGGCCGGTCAAACAGAAGTACGGCCGCAAACTCTCGTGGGCCGACCTGCTGGTCCTGGCCGGAAACGTCGCCATGGAGTCGATGGGATTCGAGACGTTCGGCTTCGCCGGCGGGCGCGAGGATGACTTTGCGCCCGACGAGTCCGTCGACTGGGGGCCCGAGGACGAGATGGAAGCGTCCGAGCGCTTCAGCGACGACGGGGAACTCCAGGAGGGGCTCGGTGCCACCGTGATGGGGCTCATCTACGTGAATCCGGAGGGGCCGGGCGGTGAGCCGGCTCCGCTCGCATCGGCGGAGAACATTCGAGAGTCGTTCGGGCGGATGGCGATGAACGACGAGGAAACGGTCGCGCTCATCGCCGGCGGACACACGTTCGGGAAAGTCCACGGTGCCGACTCCGGCGAGAACCTCGGCCCCGAGCCCGAGGCTGCTCCCATCGAGGAACAGGGCCTCGGCTGGGAGAGCGAGTACGGCTCCGGCAAAGGTCCCGACACGATCACCAGTGGCATAGAGGGTCCCTGGACCGATGCGCCAATCCAGTGGGACATGGGCTACATCGACAACCTGCTCGACTACGAGTGGGAGCCGGAGAAGGGTCCCGGCGGTGCGTGGCAGTGGGCGCCGAAGGACGAGGCTGCACATAACACCGTACCGGACGCTCACGATCCGTCGAAGAAGCGCACCCCCATGATGCTCACGACGGACATCGCCCTGAAGAAGGATCCGGACTATCGGGAGATTATAGAGCACTTCCAGGAGAACCCGGACGAGTTCCAAGAAGCCTTTGCGAAGGCGTGGTACAAGCTGATCCACCGCGACATGGGGCCGCCGTCTCGGTTCCTCGGCCCGGAGGTTCCCGACGAGGAAATGCTGTGGCAGGACCCCCTCCCAGACGTCGACCACAATCTGATCGGGGAGAAGGAGATCGCCGCCCTCGAGGAGGAGATCCTCGAATCGGAACTGTCCGTCTCCCAACTGGTCAAGACTGCCTGGGCGTCGGCATCGACGTACCGCGACAGCGACAAGCGCGGGGGCGCGAACGGGGCCCGCATTCGTCTCGAACCGCAGAAGAATTGGGAGGTGAACGAGCCCGAGCAGCTGGCGACCGTTCTGGAGACCCTGGAGGGAATCCAGGAGGAATTCAACAGCTCGCGGTCCGATGGGACGCGGGTCTCGCTCGCCGACCTGATCGTGCTGGGCGGCTGTGCAGCCGTCGAGCAGGCGGCGGCGGATGCCGGGTACGACGTGGAAGTGCCGTTCGAACCGGGACGGACAGACGCCTCGCAGGAACAGACCGATGTCGACTCGTTCGACGCGCTCAAACCGAACGCAGACGGGTTCCGGAACTACCTCGCGGACGGTGTCGACCGACCGGCGGAGGAGTTGCTGGTGGACAAGGCGGAACTGCTGAATCTGACGGCGCCCGAGATGACCGTTCTGGTCGGCGGCATGCGAGCGCTGGACGCGAACTACGAGCAGTCCGACCTCGGAGTCTTCACCGACCGGCCGGCGACGTTGACCAACGACTTTTTCGTGAACCTGCTCGACATGGCCACGGAGTGGGAAGCGTCCTCGGAATCCGAAAACGTGTACGAGGGGCGCGATCGTGAAACGGGCGAGGTCAAGTGGAGAGGGACCCGCGTAGACCTCATTTTCGGTTCACACTCCCGGCTTCGAGCCATCGCGGAAGTCTATGGGTGTGACGACGCAGAGGAGAAATTCGTGCGTGACTTTGTGGATGCGTGGGACAAGGTGATGAATCTCGATCGCTTCGATCTCGAGTGA
- a CDS encoding catalase-related domain-containing protein has product MLQGRIPSYDDARRYRFGVNFEDIPVNRPKDAENKVAAVDLRDSDRYAAQERIDNYKRPGNLIRDVMSAEERDRLVGDMTGVSDETIQARQVEHFYEADPETGHRIAESLGLDIETVVDDDLLVVEDEIPDAGVVADLLE; this is encoded by the coding sequence ATGCTCCAGGGTCGCATCCCGTCCTACGACGACGCCCGCCGCTACCGCTTCGGCGTCAACTTCGAGGACATCCCGGTCAACCGGCCGAAAGACGCCGAGAATAAAGTCGCCGCTGTCGATCTCCGGGACTCCGACCGGTACGCCGCCCAGGAGCGCATTGACAACTACAAGCGACCTGGAAACCTCATCCGCGACGTGATGTCGGCCGAGGAGCGCGATCGGCTCGTCGGCGACATGACGGGCGTCTCCGACGAGACGATTCAGGCCCGACAGGTCGAGCACTTCTACGAGGCTGACCCCGAGACCGGTCACCGGATCGCCGAGAGCCTCGGCCTCGACATCGAGACCGTCGTTGACGACGACCTGCTCGTCGTCGAGGACGAGATCCCGGACGCCGGCGTCGTCGCCGATCTGCTCGAGTAA
- a CDS encoding RimK family alpha-L-glutamate ligase: MAADPVTVGVLSLHTSKETKAILNAVEALGHDTEWLRAENTTISVTDGSVVLEPSVDVIANRMLLSNTEQPCEELGLVNTFSGLVPMLNEPGAVLTAVHKLSTATALAANDVQTPNVTLSLSTEGLNRARENYGEEAVYKTAIGTHGGGTWKIGPDDPVNAKVGNRYAFLQELIDRDDERHRDIRVYVVDGKIVGAMYRYAPDNDWRTNVALGGSVENATDDLPEGAREMARRAADAVGLDYAGVDLVESDEGWFVLEVNPTAGFKGLYQATGISPAPVIAKLAIERAGGEVDPERVEELTTVLDDSQPSARPPESTIGDQEPSVIGYTEEVVLAGTSGSKTVVAKSDTGATRTSIDTSLAADIGAGPIKSITRIRSGSSKTAKSRPVVDVVVGVGGNQHTVTASVEDRGHMDYPVLLGRDILENYQVDVSRRIDADAPDTPEEEE; this comes from the coding sequence ATGGCCGCCGATCCGGTTACCGTCGGGGTATTGAGCCTTCACACCAGCAAGGAAACGAAAGCGATACTCAACGCAGTCGAGGCTCTCGGCCACGACACCGAGTGGCTCCGGGCCGAGAACACCACGATCAGCGTCACGGACGGGAGCGTCGTGCTCGAACCCTCCGTCGACGTGATCGCGAACCGGATGTTGCTGTCGAACACCGAGCAGCCGTGTGAGGAACTCGGACTCGTGAACACGTTCTCCGGACTGGTCCCGATGCTCAACGAGCCCGGAGCAGTGCTGACGGCGGTCCACAAGCTCTCGACGGCGACGGCGCTGGCGGCGAACGACGTCCAGACGCCGAACGTCACCCTCTCGCTCAGCACCGAGGGACTCAACAGGGCGCGAGAGAACTACGGCGAAGAAGCCGTCTACAAGACGGCGATCGGCACGCATGGCGGCGGGACCTGGAAGATCGGTCCCGACGACCCGGTCAACGCGAAAGTCGGGAACAGGTACGCGTTCCTGCAGGAACTCATCGATCGCGACGACGAACGGCACCGCGACATCCGGGTCTACGTGGTGGACGGCAAAATCGTCGGCGCGATGTACCGGTACGCACCGGACAACGACTGGCGGACGAACGTCGCCCTGGGCGGGTCCGTCGAAAACGCGACGGACGATCTTCCGGAGGGGGCGCGCGAGATGGCGCGTCGCGCCGCCGACGCCGTCGGACTCGACTACGCGGGCGTCGACCTCGTCGAGAGCGACGAAGGGTGGTTCGTCCTCGAGGTGAACCCGACGGCGGGGTTCAAGGGGCTCTACCAGGCGACCGGGATCAGTCCCGCACCCGTCATCGCCAAACTCGCGATCGAACGCGCCGGCGGCGAGGTCGATCCAGAGCGCGTCGAGGAACTGACGACCGTCCTCGACGATTCGCAGCCGTCGGCACGGCCACCGGAGTCGACGATCGGCGACCAGGAACCGTCGGTAATCGGGTATACGGAGGAAGTCGTCCTCGCAGGGACCAGCGGCTCGAAGACTGTCGTCGCGAAGTCGGACACCGGCGCGACGCGGACGAGTATCGATACCAGCCTCGCGGCCGACATCGGTGCCGGCCCGATCAAGTCGATCACCCGGATCAGGTCCGGGAGCAGCAAGACGGCAAAGAGCAGGCCGGTCGTCGACGTCGTCGTCGGCGTCGGCGGCAACCAGCACACGGTCACGGCGAGCGTCGAGGACCGCGGCCACATGGACTACCCCGTCTTGCTCGGCCGCGACATCCTCGAGAACTACCAGGTCGACGTCAGTCGACGGATCGACGCGGACGCACCGGACACGCCCGAGGAAGAGGAGTAA
- a CDS encoding DNA-3-methyladenine glycosylase family protein, whose protein sequence is MADPDPAVRDDPEAALRADPVMAAVIDRRDPHPLEPVENEYERLCVSIINQQLSTASAAAVRKRVFDVLGGVVTPETVLAAPRDELLDAGLSRTKVDYVRNAARTFQERDLTREGLADHTNDEVIAELTQIKGVGAWTARMYLMFVLQRPNVLPLGDLAIRRGIEHLYNEGEELTRAELREIAEPWRPHRSLASRYIWAEYEGQ, encoded by the coding sequence ATGGCCGATCCAGATCCCGCCGTTCGAGACGATCCGGAAGCCGCCCTCCGGGCAGATCCCGTGATGGCGGCCGTGATCGATCGTCGCGACCCCCATCCGCTCGAACCGGTCGAAAACGAGTACGAGCGCCTCTGCGTGTCGATCATCAACCAGCAGTTGTCGACGGCCAGCGCCGCAGCGGTGCGAAAGCGGGTCTTCGACGTCCTCGGGGGCGTGGTGACGCCCGAAACGGTCCTCGCAGCCCCCCGAGACGAGTTACTGGACGCTGGACTCTCCCGGACGAAAGTCGATTACGTCCGCAACGCGGCTCGCACGTTCCAGGAGCGCGACCTCACGCGCGAGGGACTCGCCGATCACACGAACGACGAGGTGATCGCCGAACTCACCCAGATCAAAGGCGTCGGCGCGTGGACCGCCCGGATGTACCTGATGTTCGTGCTCCAGCGGCCCAACGTGCTCCCGCTTGGCGATCTCGCGATTCGCCGCGGGATCGAACACCTGTACAACGAGGGCGAGGAGTTGACACGCGCGGAACTGCGGGAGATCGCCGAGCCGTGGCGACCGCACCGCAGTCTCGCGTCGCGATACATCTGGGCCGAGTACGAGGGCCAGTAA